In the genome of Thermoproteus tenax Kra 1, the window TGATAACGATACCTGTTCTAGCATTCATAAAGGGTTGGATGATCATAAACGCCTGGTATAATCCAGCATCGTGGCAAGCGTATAGATTAATCATCAACTCGCCCGACTTCTATATCTTCGAGCTAGCTCTGTTGCTTATAGCTCCATTTATCTTGGCGACTATGGCGTATTATAAGAAAGATCTAAAGCTGACACTGTCGGCAGCTCTATTAGTCGCCGTAGCCGGCTTCGTGGATAAGTACGATTTGATAATAAAACCACAGGAAGCCCCTCTGGCACTCAGCTTGGGCGCTTGGGCTCAATTGGGCTCTATCCACTATATCCCATCAATATCCCAGATAGAGATCGCCGCAGGCTCCGTCCTACTCTACTTGGCACTTCTGATACTCGGGACTTTGATCCTGCCCCTCAAACCCGGCGAAAAGCCGAAGGCTCTGTATATATTTAAATAAGTATTTTTTACTTTGTGTTCAAACATCTAAAGGAGGAAAAAATAAGAGGAGCCTCTTGGTATCTAGAGGAAATATTGAAAATCATAGCGGAGCGTGGCGCATCAGAGGAGGTCCTGGAGGAGGCCAGAAGAATAAGGCCCGGCATGGCCTCCATCGATGTGGCAATACTAACTATAGAGGCCGCGGGCAGAAAGGGGCTCGATCTGAGGGAGGTCGCCAGGCGCCTTGCATTATACGTAAGAGAAGCTCAAACGAAGTTGGACGATGTAATATCGTCGTTTGGTATCGAGTGTCCGGCTACAATGATCACAGTCAGCTACTCCAGAGCGGTCTCCAGGTTTATCCAGATCAAGGCTGGGTGCATTAGGAGACTCTATATTCTGGAGTCGCGCCCCGGCGAAGAGGCGCGCGAGGCGCTCAAGGACTACCGGAGACATGTGGAAGTCGTGCCGCTGCCCGACTCAGCTATGGGCTCGGTCGAGTTTGACTATGCCGTGGTGGGCCTCGATGGGTATTACGGCGACGGCTACGCTTTTAATAAGGTAGGGACCCTGCCTCTGTTGGCAACCGCCAGAGAATTGGGCGCGCGGAGCGTAGCCGTCTTCGAGAGCTATAAGATGGCCCCAGTCAAGTCCCCCGAGCCGTACATTATTGAGGAGGAGGTCTTAGGCGAAAGAGTGAGGCTGCGTCTGTTTGATAAGTTCAGGGTAGGCCTATTGGACTTCGTCGTGACCGACATAGGGGTCTTTGGAAGGCCCAGCGGAAGCTTGGCAGAGACAGGCTGGAGGAGGCTCGCGTCCGCCCTTGGTCTATAGCCTATGTCTAGAGCGCCTGCGCGCCCGGCGGCCTTGGCTAAGGAAAGACGGCCGGACGTATGGATCTACAACCCAGCCGGATATGCTTCAGTTGAAAGGACATGGCGCCCTCGCTTTCAATCGCAGTGGAAGAACCCCTCATTTCAGAGTTCGTCGTCCTCTTCCGCGGGAGCGGCTCCAGCGGGAGAGGGGGAATGCCGCCGGCCCTCAAGGGCCCGATCCCCTCCGCGGCTGCCCTGACCGGATGGGCGCGGCCCCGAGCCCCGGGAATCGGGCAAGGAAAGGGGGGCTGTGGCCGACAAAGCTTTATTACTTGCATTAACCTCCCCCTGTGAGGATCACCATATTAGTCGATAATTACGTCACAGATCTGAGGTCGTTGAGGCTGGGGCTCAGGGCCGAGTGGGGCCTCTCCATGTATATACACGACTTGAAGATTCTGTACGACGCCGGCCTCTCCGGCGAGGTTCTTCTGCACAATATGAAGGCGTTGGGCATAGGCCCCGACGAGCCTGATGTGTTGGTGATAAGCCATAGGCACAGCGACCATACCGGCGGCGTGCCGGCGCTTCTTAGATCTAGGAAGAGGCCGATCACAGTGGTGGCGCACAAGAACTTGTTCGCAAGGGCTTACGCGAAGGACAGCATAGGCGAGGTCGACATAAGCGCGCCGTTCGACGCCTCGTTTCTGGAGAGACATAACGCGAGGCTTGTGTTGATTGAGAGGCCCTACGAGATATCGAGCGGCGTCTATGCGTCGGGCGAGATTCCGAGGTCGTGGGGGCCCTCACACATTGGCGCCGTCTCCGATCCGATCCCCGACGACATGGCCCTTTACATAAAGGATAAGGGGCTCGTGGCGCTTACAGGCTGCGGGCACGCCGGAGTGGAGAACATAGTCGAGTATGGACTGAAGACGACCGGCGAGGGCTCCCTCCGCGCACTGATAGGCGGGCTCCACTTCATGGGGCTCAGTAGAGAGCGCGCAGAGGAGGCGACAAGATATATCGCCAGCAAGAGGCCGCAGAAGGTGGTCGGCACTCATTGCACGGGCATCCAGGGTATAGCGTTGTTGGCCGAAAAACTAGGCGATGCGGCGCAACAGGCGGAGTAGGCATCGAGATCGCTCTCTAGCCGGTGGCGGTAGCTCTGAGAGCTAGATACGTCCTCTGGGACCTCGATCTAAAAGTTGTGGAAGACGGCATAGTTGAGATCGATGACGAGGGGAAGATAGTGGGCGTGGGCAAATACGCCGGAGAGCTGGCGCTCAACTTGGGCCACGTCGTGTTGATGCCCCAGTTGACCAACGCGCACCTACACCCTCTTGACGTCGTGATCGCGGATAGAGACGACTACTATATCGACGACTTAGTGGGGTGGCCTCACGGCATCAAGTACTGGGCTCTGAGAGAGGCCGTCCACAAAAGGAGACACCTAAGGCCTCTAGAGCATTTGGCCAAGAGGATAAAAAAGTACGGCATAGGATGCGTGGTGGCCTTCGCCGAATACTCATGGAAGGACGTGGAGAGAGCCTTCTCTAAGTGGGGTATAGAGGCCATAGTATTCCAGGAGGGGCACGGCGATTTCCCCGAGGCGCCCTACGTACAGGTTGCCTCTCCTCTGGATCACGAGCCGGCATATTTGGCTCGCCTCAGAGAGCGCGCCCAGCTCGTAGCCACGCACGTCTCAGAGACCGAGGAGTGCCACAGGGAAGGCGACTTGGAGTTGGCGCTTGGCCCGCTGAACGCAGACGTGTTGGTTCACTTGGTCTACGCGGAGCCTGAGGAGATAGCCGCAATCCCGAGAGATAAGACGGTGGTTGTGAACCCCAGAGCCAATGCATACTTAGTCGGAAGGCTCCCCAACTTGCCTGCCCTGCTCGAGCTGAAGCCCCTCCTGGGGACGGACAACGTCTTCGTCAACGAACCCGACGTGTGGGCCGAGATAAAGTTCCTCCACGCCTACGCTAAAACTGTGGGCTGGCCCCTAGATGAGAAGGTTTTGATCAAGATGGCTACAATTTGGCCATGGGAGAAGCTCAAGTGCAATGCTCCGATACTGCCCGGCGTCAGGGCAAAGGCGCTGGCCGTCGAGCTGCCGTATCCCACCCACAACGTGTACAAGTTCTTGGCCAGAAGAGCAGGCCCTCAAGACGTGGCGGGCTTCATCGAGGGCAACGAGGTAAAGTTCCCCGACGAGCTCTAGGATGATAGCGTACCTAGTGGCCTATGACGGCGAGCTCTTCTACGGCTTCACAGGACATCCTAGATCTGTAGAGCCAGCTCTGGCGAGGGCGTTGGG includes:
- a CDS encoding translation initiation factor aIF-2B subunit delta, whose protein sequence is MFKHLKEEKIRGASWYLEEILKIIAERGASEEVLEEARRIRPGMASIDVAILTIEAAGRKGLDLREVARRLALYVREAQTKLDDVISSFGIECPATMITVSYSRAVSRFIQIKAGCIRRLYILESRPGEEAREALKDYRRHVEVVPLPDSAMGSVEFDYAVVGLDGYYGDGYAFNKVGTLPLLATARELGARSVAVFESYKMAPVKSPEPYIIEEEVLGERVRLRLFDKFRVGLLDFVVTDIGVFGRPSGSLAETGWRRLASALGL
- a CDS encoding MBL fold metallo-hydrolase — encoded protein: MRITILVDNYVTDLRSLRLGLRAEWGLSMYIHDLKILYDAGLSGEVLLHNMKALGIGPDEPDVLVISHRHSDHTGGVPALLRSRKRPITVVAHKNLFARAYAKDSIGEVDISAPFDASFLERHNARLVLIERPYEISSGVYASGEIPRSWGPSHIGAVSDPIPDDMALYIKDKGLVALTGCGHAGVENIVEYGLKTTGEGSLRALIGGLHFMGLSRERAEEATRYIASKRPQKVVGTHCTGIQGIALLAEKLGDAAQQAE
- a CDS encoding chlorohydrolase gives rise to the protein MAVALRARYVLWDLDLKVVEDGIVEIDDEGKIVGVGKYAGELALNLGHVVLMPQLTNAHLHPLDVVIADRDDYYIDDLVGWPHGIKYWALREAVHKRRHLRPLEHLAKRIKKYGIGCVVAFAEYSWKDVERAFSKWGIEAIVFQEGHGDFPEAPYVQVASPLDHEPAYLARLRERAQLVATHVSETEECHREGDLELALGPLNADVLVHLVYAEPEEIAAIPRDKTVVVNPRANAYLVGRLPNLPALLELKPLLGTDNVFVNEPDVWAEIKFLHAYAKTVGWPLDEKVLIKMATIWPWEKLKCNAPILPGVRAKALAVELPYPTHNVYKFLARRAGPQDVAGFIEGNEVKFPDEL